One Defluviimonas aquaemixtae DNA segment encodes these proteins:
- the cobF gene encoding precorrin-6A synthase (deacetylating), which translates to MIELVLVGIGTGNPDHLTRQAIKALNAADLVMIPRKGQNKADLAELRRAICAEVITNPATRLVEFDLPVRDLATPDYRARVDDWHDAIAAVWKETILAELGSKGSAALLVWGDASLYDSTLRIADRVARVLPLTVRVIPGITSLQALTAAHAMPLNEIGAPFIVTTGRRLREEGWPKGVDTLAVMLDGECSFQSIATEGVTIWWGAYVGMAEEITLSGPLDKTSQRIIETRAEARDRHGWIMDIYILRRA; encoded by the coding sequence ATGATCGAACTCGTTCTCGTCGGCATCGGAACCGGCAATCCCGACCACCTGACGCGCCAGGCAATCAAAGCGCTGAACGCGGCCGATCTGGTGATGATCCCGCGAAAGGGCCAAAACAAAGCCGATCTGGCGGAGCTGCGGCGCGCGATCTGCGCCGAGGTCATAACCAATCCGGCGACACGCCTCGTGGAATTCGACCTGCCCGTGCGTGATCTCGCAACGCCAGACTACCGGGCGCGCGTGGATGACTGGCACGATGCCATCGCGGCGGTCTGGAAAGAGACTATTCTGGCGGAATTGGGCTCTAAGGGCAGTGCGGCACTTCTGGTCTGGGGTGATGCGTCGCTCTATGACAGCACGCTCAGGATCGCGGACCGGGTCGCGCGCGTCCTACCGCTGACCGTGCGGGTCATTCCCGGCATCACCTCGCTTCAGGCGCTGACGGCGGCACACGCGATGCCGCTGAACGAAATCGGTGCGCCATTCATCGTGACGACCGGCCGGCGATTGCGCGAGGAAGGCTGGCCGAAGGGCGTGGACACCCTTGCCGTCATGCTCGACGGGGAGTGTTCATTCCAGTCGATCGCGACGGAAGGCGTGACAATCTGGTGGGGCGCCTATGTCGGGATGGCCGAGGAAATCACGCTGTCCGGGCCTCTCGATAAGACGTCGCAAAGGATCATCGAGACACGAGCCGAGGCGCGCGACCGGCACGGCTGGATCATGGACATCTACATTCTGCGCAGGGCCTGA
- a CDS encoding LacI family DNA-binding transcriptional regulator, giving the protein MSRSGQPESRRALTLRDVSEASGVSEMTVSRVLRNRGDVSDSTRERVLEAAKRLGYVPNKIAGALASQRVNLVAVIVPSLSNLVFPDVLGGISEELEDSGLQPVFGVTNYLADREEAVLYQMLSWRPSGVIVAGLEHTEAASAMLRNAGIPIVEIMDVDGEPIDSVVGISHRRAGLEMARAIVRAGYLRIGFLGTKMPHDYRARKRLEGFEAGLAETGVELADKEFYSGGSALLKGREMTEAILSRTPDLDFLYYSNDMIGAGGLLYCLEKGIDVPGKLGLAGFNGVDLLDGLPRKLATMDACRHEIGRRAAQIVAGRSGSGLIGGEIVELTPVLQLGDTIRNA; this is encoded by the coding sequence GTGAGCCGTAGCGGACAGCCCGAATCCCGCCGCGCATTGACGCTTCGCGATGTCTCCGAAGCCTCCGGCGTATCGGAAATGACTGTCAGCCGCGTGCTTCGAAACCGGGGCGACGTCTCGGATTCGACGCGCGAGCGCGTGCTTGAGGCCGCCAAGCGGCTTGGCTACGTGCCCAACAAGATCGCCGGTGCGCTCGCGTCGCAGCGCGTTAACCTCGTCGCTGTGATCGTGCCCTCCCTGTCGAACCTCGTCTTCCCTGACGTGCTGGGAGGTATCTCGGAAGAACTCGAGGACAGTGGCCTGCAGCCGGTCTTCGGCGTCACAAACTACTTGGCCGATCGCGAAGAGGCAGTGCTGTACCAGATGCTGTCATGGCGGCCGTCGGGCGTTATCGTTGCCGGGTTGGAGCATACCGAGGCGGCCAGCGCCATGCTCCGCAACGCAGGCATCCCGATCGTCGAGATCATGGATGTGGACGGTGAGCCGATCGACAGCGTGGTCGGCATCTCGCACAGGCGCGCGGGGCTCGAGATGGCGCGCGCGATCGTGCGGGCCGGATATCTCCGGATCGGGTTTCTCGGCACGAAGATGCCGCATGACTACCGGGCGCGGAAGCGGCTTGAGGGTTTCGAGGCGGGGCTCGCCGAAACCGGCGTCGAGCTTGCGGACAAGGAGTTTTACTCGGGCGGTTCGGCGCTCTTGAAGGGGCGGGAGATGACGGAGGCAATCCTGTCACGCACGCCCGACCTCGATTTCCTTTATTATTCCAACGACATGATCGGGGCAGGCGGGCTGCTCTACTGTCTGGAAAAAGGGATCGACGTGCCCGGCAAGCTTGGGCTTGCGGGGTTCAACGGCGTCGACCTATTGGACGGGCTTCCGCGCAAGCTGGCGACCATGGACGCCTGCCGTCACGAGATCGGCCGCCGCGCGGCGCAGATCGTCGCCGGGCGCTCGGGATCGGGATTGATCGGCGGCGAAATCGTGGAACTGACACCGGTCCTGCAACTCGGCGACACGATCCGCAACGCTTGA
- a CDS encoding VOC family protein: protein MRKIQAQGVHHITLVGADRQTSIDFWEGLLGMPFIFDQPNLDNPGEGHLYFDPGDGRLITIFTNEDRVPDPARKHPTPGDVHHIAFAVSHASFAQVAQRLDDRGIAHSGAKDRGFMDSIYFRDPMGLLIELASYRFEPPSGHSHAEVLHEAHLIRTACGDANITELHLADAIEALVERSQRSLSEDRNPKDPYSRD, encoded by the coding sequence ATGCGGAAAATCCAGGCTCAGGGCGTCCATCACATCACGCTCGTCGGGGCGGACCGTCAGACATCGATTGATTTCTGGGAGGGACTGTTGGGAATGCCCTTCATTTTCGATCAGCCCAATCTCGATAATCCGGGCGAGGGACATCTTTACTTCGATCCAGGCGACGGGCGCCTTATCACAATTTTCACGAACGAGGATCGTGTTCCGGACCCTGCGCGCAAACACCCCACGCCGGGGGACGTCCATCACATCGCCTTCGCGGTCTCGCATGCGAGCTTTGCGCAGGTTGCGCAGCGCCTCGACGACCGCGGCATCGCGCATTCCGGCGCGAAGGACCGAGGCTTTATGGATTCGATCTATTTCCGCGATCCAATGGGCCTTCTCATCGAGCTCGCCAGCTACCGGTTCGAGCCGCCCAGCGGCCATTCCCATGCCGAAGTCTTGCACGAGGCGCACCTGATCCGCACCGCGTGTGGCGACGCGAACATCACCGAGTTGCATCTGGCCGATGCGATCGAAGCGCTGGTCGAGCGCAGCCAGCGCTCGCTGTCGGAGGACCGCAATCCGAAAGATCCCTATTCGCGAGACTGA
- a CDS encoding phosphoenolpyruvate carboxylase: protein MGLAVQALDGTETADSPYADELRRDLMRLWRNVISRRAPQVLAFLDAKEADLPTGDAAIPHLQAANIWFQILKIIEENAAMRGRRQLETSAGPDAVAGSFAQVLSRLEPGQSAAGFRAFADRLSVGPTLTAHPTEAKRTTVLEIHRRIYRALVALETQRWTPREAENLLRDIESEIDLLWLTGELRMERPDLTAEIEWGLQFFRDSIYDAVPQLFERFEAAVTARFGTIESARPCVKFHSWIGGDRDGNPNVNVEVTRDALCRSRGAILACYQESLALAAARVSISSSIAELSPEQSGTLDAIVSSAKESDDLKRRNPGERFRQALTAISLRIAATAEESGGRYRHVDDFVTDLLRVEQVLNGIGADRLSERFVRPIRWQAKVFGFRTVTLDVRQNSTVTTAAIAEIWSKARGEPVPSYGSPEWSARIRQELAWAELIVPELSTLSEQTCEILALLALMKTAQSGPDPEAIGPFVLSMTRSSDDLLGVFLLARYAGFGAEKLDLRVVPLFETIGDLQAAPVILDELLSVPLAKRSLGNLAGQLEVMVGYSDSNKDGGFVCSTWELHKAQRKIARAIAGHGMSPVFFHGRGGSVSRGGAPTGRAISAQPAGTIDGRLRLTEQGEVVSSNYANRGTAVNHLELLASSVLDHSLNRDEIVVNPEHDNALEALSGISQTSYGNLLRMPGFLDYFQQASPVEELALLKMGSRPARRFGAQSLADLRAIPWVFAWSQNRHLITGWYGFGSAIESFRRFRGARGDALLEEIVAQHRLFRLIVDEVEKGLFQSDMGIARRYASLVKDAETGERVFAAIETEFRRSAEAVRLLNGGAEIGARFPKMRARFERVRGQLDQINRLQVELLRNRREGRTAKISVPLMQSMNCIAAGLGWTG, encoded by the coding sequence ATGGGACTCGCGGTTCAGGCACTCGACGGCACCGAGACGGCGGATTCGCCCTACGCCGACGAGTTGCGCCGCGATCTGATGCGCCTGTGGCGCAACGTCATCAGCCGGCGCGCGCCGCAGGTTCTGGCGTTCCTCGACGCGAAAGAAGCTGATCTGCCCACGGGCGACGCGGCTATCCCGCATCTTCAGGCTGCCAACATCTGGTTCCAGATTCTGAAGATCATCGAAGAAAACGCCGCGATGCGCGGCCGGCGGCAGCTTGAAACCAGCGCCGGTCCCGACGCGGTGGCGGGAAGTTTCGCCCAAGTCCTCTCACGATTGGAGCCCGGCCAGAGCGCGGCCGGGTTCCGGGCGTTCGCCGACAGGCTGTCGGTGGGGCCGACGCTTACCGCGCATCCTACCGAAGCCAAGCGCACCACGGTTCTCGAAATCCACCGCCGCATCTATCGCGCGCTCGTCGCGCTTGAGACGCAGCGCTGGACGCCGCGCGAAGCCGAGAACCTGCTCCGCGACATCGAAAGCGAGATCGATCTGCTGTGGCTCACCGGTGAACTCAGGATGGAGCGCCCCGACCTTACGGCGGAGATCGAGTGGGGCCTGCAGTTTTTCCGCGACAGTATCTATGACGCAGTGCCGCAGCTTTTCGAGCGGTTCGAGGCCGCCGTGACGGCGCGCTTCGGCACAATCGAGTCCGCGCGGCCGTGCGTCAAGTTCCATTCCTGGATCGGCGGGGATCGCGACGGAAACCCGAACGTCAACGTTGAAGTGACACGGGATGCCCTTTGCCGGTCACGCGGTGCGATCCTTGCCTGCTACCAGGAGTCGCTCGCGTTGGCCGCCGCCCGGGTCAGCATCAGCTCCTCCATCGCTGAACTAAGCCCGGAGCAATCCGGCACGCTTGACGCGATCGTGTCGTCAGCCAAGGAGTCCGACGATCTCAAGCGACGCAACCCCGGAGAAAGGTTCCGCCAGGCCCTCACGGCGATCAGCCTGCGGATCGCCGCCACAGCCGAAGAAAGCGGCGGGAGGTACCGGCATGTCGACGATTTCGTGACCGATCTCCTCCGCGTCGAACAGGTGCTAAACGGAATCGGCGCGGACCGCCTGTCGGAACGCTTCGTGCGGCCGATCCGCTGGCAGGCCAAGGTCTTCGGCTTCCGAACGGTCACACTCGACGTGCGCCAGAATTCGACGGTCACGACCGCGGCCATCGCCGAGATCTGGAGCAAGGCCAGAGGCGAACCCGTCCCGTCCTACGGCTCCCCCGAATGGTCGGCCCGTATCCGGCAAGAACTGGCGTGGGCGGAGTTGATCGTGCCCGAGCTCTCGACGCTGAGCGAGCAGACGTGCGAGATCCTTGCCCTGTTGGCCCTGATGAAGACCGCGCAGAGCGGTCCGGACCCGGAGGCGATCGGCCCCTTCGTCCTATCGATGACCAGATCGAGCGACGATCTGCTCGGCGTCTTCCTGCTTGCGCGTTATGCAGGTTTCGGGGCCGAGAAGCTCGACCTGCGGGTCGTGCCCCTCTTTGAGACGATTGGTGATCTGCAGGCGGCGCCGGTGATCCTGGACGAACTCCTGTCGGTTCCGCTCGCCAAGCGCAGCCTGGGCAATCTCGCGGGGCAGCTCGAAGTGATGGTCGGCTATTCCGACAGCAACAAGGACGGCGGATTCGTCTGCTCGACCTGGGAGCTTCACAAGGCCCAGCGGAAGATCGCGCGAGCGATCGCGGGTCATGGAATGAGCCCGGTCTTTTTTCATGGCCGCGGCGGATCGGTCAGTCGCGGCGGAGCGCCGACGGGCCGGGCGATCTCGGCGCAGCCGGCGGGAACCATCGACGGCCGGCTGAGGCTGACCGAGCAGGGCGAAGTCGTCTCGTCGAACTACGCCAACCGGGGAACGGCGGTTAACCATCTGGAGCTTTTGGCCTCTTCGGTGCTCGACCACTCGCTGAATCGCGACGAGATCGTGGTCAACCCGGAGCATGACAATGCGCTCGAGGCGTTGTCCGGCATTTCCCAGACGAGCTATGGCAACCTTCTGCGCATGCCGGGCTTTCTCGACTACTTCCAGCAGGCCAGCCCGGTCGAAGAGCTTGCACTCCTCAAGATGGGCTCGCGGCCCGCACGGCGGTTTGGGGCCCAAAGCCTGGCCGATCTGCGTGCCATCCCTTGGGTCTTCGCGTGGTCGCAGAACCGACATCTTATCACCGGCTGGTACGGTTTCGGCTCGGCAATCGAGTCGTTCCGCCGGTTCCGCGGCGCGCGGGGCGATGCGCTTCTGGAAGAGATCGTGGCGCAGCACCGGCTCTTCCGACTCATCGTCGACGAGGTCGAAAAGGGGCTGTTCCAGTCGGACATGGGAATTGCGCGGCGTTACGCGTCGCTGGTGAAAGACGCAGAGACGGGCGAGCGCGTCTTCGCCGCGATCGAGACTGAGTTCCGGCGCTCGGCGGAAGCTGTCCGGCTCCTAAACGGGGGCGCCGAAATCGGCGCACGGTTCCCGAAGATGCGCGCCCGGTTCGAGCGGGTGCGCGGACAACTCGACCAGATTAACCGATTGCAGGTCGAACTCTTGCGCAACCGGCGCGAGGGCCGGACCGCCAAGATCTCGGTCCCGCTGATGCAGTCGATGAACTGCATCGCGGCCGGACTCGGCTGGACCGGCTAG
- a CDS encoding 2-hydroxyacid dehydrogenase, with the protein MAKPRVLVTRAWPKAVEAKMAEAFELTLNRDDRPLGLADLRAALANYDAVLPTVTDKLPAQVFDLPEARTKILANYGVGFAHIDTAAAKSRGIAVTNTPDVLSECTADIAMTLMLMAARRAGEGERELREGRWTGWRPTHLIGSKVSGATLGIIGFGRIGQAMAQRAHHGFGMKILVQNRSAVASEILARYDAEQVPTVEDLLPRCDFVSLHCPGGSANRHLIDARRLDLMKPSAFLINTARGEVVDEYALAQALWFGTIGGAGLDVFEREPAIPPELLGADNLVMLPHLGSATRETREAMGFRVFENLQDFFAGRDPRDKVA; encoded by the coding sequence ATGGCGAAACCCAGGGTGCTTGTCACGCGGGCCTGGCCCAAGGCGGTCGAGGCCAAGATGGCGGAGGCGTTCGAGCTCACGCTCAATCGCGACGACCGGCCCCTGGGTCTGGCCGATCTGCGCGCGGCCTTGGCGAACTACGACGCGGTGCTGCCCACCGTGACGGACAAGCTTCCGGCGCAGGTCTTCGACCTGCCGGAGGCGCGGACGAAGATCCTCGCGAATTACGGCGTAGGCTTCGCCCATATCGACACAGCTGCGGCGAAGTCGCGCGGCATCGCGGTGACCAACACGCCCGACGTCCTGTCTGAATGCACCGCCGACATCGCCATGACGCTGATGCTGATGGCCGCGCGGCGGGCGGGCGAAGGCGAGCGCGAGTTGCGCGAGGGGCGCTGGACCGGCTGGCGGCCGACGCATCTGATCGGCAGCAAGGTGTCGGGCGCGACGCTCGGCATCATCGGCTTCGGACGGATCGGCCAGGCGATGGCGCAGCGCGCCCATCACGGGTTCGGAATGAAGATCCTCGTCCAGAACCGGTCTGCCGTCGCGTCGGAAATTCTCGCCCGCTACGACGCGGAGCAGGTGCCGACGGTCGAAGACCTGCTTCCGCGCTGCGATTTCGTCTCGCTCCATTGCCCCGGCGGTTCCGCCAATCGGCATCTGATCGATGCGCGCCGGCTCGACCTGATGAAGCCGTCGGCCTTCCTGATCAACACCGCGCGCGGCGAGGTAGTGGATGAATACGCGCTGGCGCAGGCGCTGTGGTTCGGCACGATTGGTGGCGCCGGTCTCGACGTGTTCGAACGCGAGCCGGCGATCCCGCCGGAACTGCTCGGCGCAGATAACTTGGTGATGCTGCCGCATCTCGGATCGGCCACGCGCGAAACCCGCGAGGCAATGGGCTTCCGCGTCTTCGAGAATCTGCAGGACTTCTTTGCGGGGCGCGATCCGCGCGACAAGGTGGCGTGA
- the sucD gene encoding succinate--CoA ligase subunit alpha yields MSILLDRNSRVIVQGITGRIAQFHTKEMIEYGTNVVGGVVPGKAGESVHGVPVFNTVKEAVAATGADASLVIVPPPFAADSIMEAADGGIRYCVCVTDGIPAQDMIRVKRYMFRYPKDRRMALTGPNCAGTISPGKALLGIMPGHIYLPGNVGIVGRSGTLGYEAAQQLKDRGIGVSTSVGIGGDPINGSSFRDILERFESDPDTHVVCMIGEIGGPQEAEAAEFIQNHMTKPVIAYIAGLTAPKGRTMGHAGAIISAFGESASEKVEILSAAGVTVAEHPSAIGETVARVMKKAA; encoded by the coding sequence ATGAGCATCCTTCTCGACCGAAACAGCCGCGTCATCGTCCAGGGCATCACCGGGCGGATCGCGCAGTTCCACACCAAGGAAATGATCGAATACGGCACCAATGTCGTCGGCGGCGTCGTGCCCGGTAAGGCTGGCGAGAGCGTCCACGGCGTGCCGGTCTTCAACACGGTGAAGGAAGCCGTCGCCGCGACCGGCGCGGATGCGTCGCTCGTCATCGTGCCGCCGCCCTTCGCCGCGGATTCGATCATGGAAGCGGCCGACGGCGGCATCCGCTACTGCGTCTGCGTGACCGACGGCATCCCGGCGCAGGACATGATCCGCGTGAAGCGCTACATGTTCCGCTATCCGAAGGACCGCCGGATGGCGCTCACGGGTCCGAACTGCGCCGGGACGATCAGCCCGGGCAAGGCGCTTCTCGGCATCATGCCGGGCCACATCTACCTGCCGGGCAACGTGGGCATCGTCGGCCGGTCGGGCACGCTTGGCTACGAGGCGGCGCAGCAGCTGAAGGATCGCGGCATCGGCGTCTCGACCTCGGTCGGGATCGGCGGCGACCCGATCAACGGGTCCTCGTTTCGCGACATCCTCGAGCGGTTCGAATCCGATCCCGACACCCATGTCGTCTGCATGATCGGCGAGATCGGCGGCCCGCAGGAAGCCGAGGCGGCCGAATTCATCCAGAACCACATGACGAAGCCCGTCATCGCCTACATCGCGGGTCTGACCGCGCCCAAGGGCCGCACGATGGGCCATGCCGGCGCGATCATCTCGGCCTTCGGCGAAAGCGCGAGCGAGAAGGTGGAGATCCTGTCGGCGGCAGGCGTCACCGTGGCCGAACACCCCTCGGCGATCGGCGAGACCGTCGCGCGGGTGATGAAGAAAGCCGCTTGA
- a CDS encoding malate--CoA ligase subunit beta produces the protein MDIHEYQAKEILSGFGVTVPQGALAYSPEQAAYRARELGGNRWIVKAQVHAGGRGKAGGVKLCDSEHEILDAAADMFGRTLVTHQTGPEGKGIYRVYVEAAVSFEREIYLGFVLDRSSQRVMIVASSEGGMEIEDISAERPDSIVRSTVEPAVGLQEFQAREIAFALGIPTALTQQMVRTLLGCYRAFTELDATMVEINPLVITSDERILALDAKMTFDGNALFRHPHVAELRDKSQEDPRESRAADRGLNYIGLTGNIGCIVNGAGLAMATMDTIKLAGGEPANFLDIGGGATPERVAKAFKLVLSDQNVQAVLVNIFAGINRCDWVAEGVVQALTQNPVDVPVIVRLAGTNVEEGQKILAKSGLPIIRATSLMEAAERSVTAWKNDQSQNTKLRAI, from the coding sequence ATGGACATTCACGAATACCAGGCCAAGGAGATTCTGTCGGGCTTCGGCGTGACCGTACCGCAGGGCGCGCTGGCCTACAGCCCCGAGCAGGCGGCCTACCGGGCCCGCGAGCTTGGCGGCAACCGCTGGATCGTCAAGGCCCAGGTCCATGCCGGCGGCCGCGGCAAGGCGGGCGGCGTGAAGCTATGCGACTCGGAGCACGAGATCCTCGACGCTGCCGCCGACATGTTCGGTCGGACGCTGGTCACGCACCAGACGGGGCCGGAGGGCAAGGGCATCTACCGCGTCTATGTCGAGGCCGCGGTGAGCTTTGAGCGCGAGATCTACCTCGGCTTCGTGCTCGACCGCTCGAGCCAGCGGGTGATGATCGTCGCATCCTCCGAGGGCGGCATGGAGATCGAGGACATCTCGGCCGAGCGGCCGGACTCGATCGTGCGGTCCACGGTGGAGCCGGCGGTCGGGCTGCAGGAATTCCAGGCGCGCGAGATCGCCTTCGCGCTCGGCATCCCAACGGCGCTGACGCAGCAGATGGTGCGCACGCTTCTCGGCTGCTACCGCGCCTTCACCGAGCTCGACGCGACCATGGTGGAGATCAACCCGCTCGTCATCACCTCGGACGAGCGCATCCTCGCGCTGGACGCGAAGATGACGTTCGACGGCAACGCGCTTTTCCGCCATCCCCATGTGGCTGAACTGCGCGACAAGAGCCAGGAAGACCCGCGCGAAAGCCGCGCCGCCGATCGTGGGCTCAACTATATCGGGCTGACCGGCAATATCGGCTGCATCGTGAACGGCGCGGGCCTCGCGATGGCGACGATGGACACGATCAAGCTTGCAGGAGGGGAGCCCGCGAACTTCCTCGACATCGGCGGCGGGGCAACGCCGGAGCGGGTCGCCAAGGCCTTCAAGCTGGTGCTGTCGGACCAGAATGTGCAGGCCGTGCTCGTCAATATCTTCGCCGGCATCAACCGCTGCGATTGGGTCGCCGAAGGTGTCGTCCAGGCGCTGACCCAGAACCCCGTGGACGTGCCGGTCATAGTGCGCCTCGCCGGCACGAACGTGGAAGAGGGCCAGAAGATCCTCGCCAAGTCGGGCCTGCCGATCATCCGCGCCACCTCGCTCATGGAGGCGGCGGAACGGTCGGTCACGGCCTGGAAGAACGACCAATCGCAGAACACCAAGCTGAGGGCGATCTGA
- a CDS encoding aminotransferase class V-fold PLP-dependent enzyme, with amino-acid sequence MSIFPQLNIPETLAAGPGPGNTDARVLARFAQSGLADHMQADVLRGMIECKKMLRTVWGTNNTYTYGVGGTGFSGLDCMLGALLPGDTVVAFVNGTFSGLDGLTIRMKAATREELKANPMDPQPASVTIVTVPHGQSVTGEIIEKTLAAKQPKWAFMAHWETGSGRINDLRGFSDACERHDIMGLVDAVSSLGIEDFSIDDYPGVVGWASCPQKGVLCLPLTYAPVSFTDRYIAEVKSNGCHSYVHHPILEARHWGIVDGQDVAAGSYHRTHSGYAVAAFHEALRITLQHGRARRAADYAMHEAALRAAVTAMGCKVTSNMTSLVVLNLPDALAGREKELVQNCRAKGFGIWPTLSEPVQVRIGILNQLSVPAITDIAMRFAAAMQYLGGEVDISKVQAALDQHYQTALAAE; translated from the coding sequence ATGTCGATCTTCCCGCAACTTAATATCCCAGAGACGTTGGCCGCCGGCCCCGGCCCGGGCAACACCGATGCGCGCGTTCTGGCACGCTTTGCGCAGTCGGGTCTTGCCGACCACATGCAGGCCGATGTGCTGAGGGGCATGATCGAGTGCAAGAAGATGCTGCGAACAGTCTGGGGCACGAATAACACCTACACCTACGGCGTCGGCGGCACGGGCTTTTCCGGGCTCGACTGTATGCTGGGCGCGCTTCTGCCGGGCGACACGGTGGTCGCGTTCGTGAACGGCACCTTCTCTGGCCTCGACGGGCTGACGATCCGCATGAAGGCCGCGACGCGGGAGGAACTGAAGGCCAACCCGATGGACCCGCAGCCGGCTTCGGTCACCATCGTCACCGTGCCGCACGGCCAGTCGGTGACAGGCGAGATCATCGAAAAGACACTCGCTGCGAAACAGCCGAAATGGGCGTTCATGGCACATTGGGAAACGGGGTCGGGCCGGATCAACGACCTCAGAGGCTTCTCCGACGCCTGCGAACGCCACGACATCATGGGCCTTGTCGATGCCGTCTCGTCCCTCGGGATCGAGGATTTCTCGATCGACGACTATCCCGGCGTCGTGGGATGGGCGTCCTGCCCGCAGAAGGGCGTGCTCTGCCTGCCGCTCACCTACGCGCCGGTCAGCTTCACCGACCGCTACATCGCCGAGGTCAAGTCGAATGGCTGCCATTCCTACGTGCATCATCCGATACTCGAGGCGCGGCACTGGGGCATCGTCGATGGCCAGGACGTGGCCGCCGGCAGCTACCACCGCACCCATTCGGGCTATGCTGTCGCCGCCTTCCACGAGGCGCTTCGGATCACGCTCCAGCACGGCCGCGCCCGGCGCGCCGCGGATTACGCGATGCACGAGGCCGCGCTGCGCGCCGCCGTGACCGCGATGGGCTGCAAGGTCACGTCGAACATGACGAGCCTCGTCGTCTTGAACCTGCCCGACGCGCTCGCGGGCCGCGAGAAGGAGCTGGTGCAGAACTGCCGCGCCAAGGGCTTCGGCATCTGGCCGACGCTGTCCGAGCCCGTGCAGGTCCGCATCGGCATCCTCAACCAGCTTTCGGTGCCGGCGATCACCGACATCGCCATGCGCTTTGCCGCGGCGATGCAATACCTCGGCGGGGAAGTCGATATCTCGAAGGTCCAGGCGGCGCTGGATCAGCACTACCAGACCGCTCTCGCGGCGGAATAA
- a CDS encoding response regulator transcription factor: MQKVIADTAPIAVSLADANPLVLSAMSEIFDRDPRFSLVATTATAEGFLGAVMRVPVQVGVIDWNLPALGGQKLIEVLREQANAPRLVVYGDDPKGDLPRLAMLAGAAGFVSRTTPVEKLLDTCLAVAAGQMVFPFLDVRELQADPIHSLTRRERALLEALATGLTNKDLAREFDISANTVKFHLSNLFEKLGVKNRAQAIAFFYSSRLPGEGKQDR; the protein is encoded by the coding sequence ATGCAGAAGGTTATCGCCGACACCGCCCCGATCGCCGTTTCACTCGCGGACGCCAATCCGCTTGTCCTCTCGGCCATGTCCGAGATCTTCGACCGCGATCCCCGATTCTCGCTCGTCGCGACGACAGCGACGGCCGAGGGCTTCCTCGGCGCGGTCATGCGGGTGCCGGTCCAGGTCGGAGTGATCGACTGGAACCTTCCGGCGCTCGGCGGCCAGAAGCTAATCGAGGTGCTGCGAGAGCAGGCGAACGCGCCGCGCCTCGTCGTCTACGGGGACGATCCGAAGGGCGATCTTCCGCGCCTCGCCATGCTCGCCGGCGCCGCCGGCTTCGTGTCGCGCACCACGCCGGTCGAAAAGCTTCTCGACACCTGCCTCGCCGTCGCGGCCGGTCAGATGGTCTTCCCCTTCCTCGATGTCCGCGAGCTGCAGGCCGATCCGATCCACAGCCTGACCCGGCGCGAACGGGCGCTTCTCGAGGCGCTGGCGACCGGGCTCACCAACAAGGATCTCGCCCGCGAATTCGACATCTCGGCCAACACCGTGAAGTTCCACCTGTCGAACCTGTTCGAGAAACTCGGCGTCAAGAACCGGGCCCAGGCGATCGCGTTCTTCTACTCCTCCCGGCTTCCGGGAGAGGGGAAGCAAGATCGCTGA